CAATATTTGTCTAGTGGAAATCAGTATTCTAATGAACAcatgaacatgatgcacttgaGCAAAACATCTCAGTTCGGTACAATCAAACAGTGCAGGAAAAGGCAGCCTACAGAGTGCAGAGAAAAACATCGAAATTACCTTGATCCCTGTATTCGTGGCATCTCTCGTTGCTTGAAGCAATGGATCGAACATAGGATTGAATGCAACAGTAAATGCACAATCAACAATGTACCCTAGAACATATATCAAGTTAGTGTTTGCAATTAAAAAAATATTGACTAATTGATGAGAATTCCACACAAGTAGTCACATCAACAAACCAAAGacaataaataaaacaaaatcaTTGACAGACCATCTATATGAGTTCCAAAATCCAGCTTCATCACATCATCATATTGTAGCACAGTTTTGTCACCCGCATTTGGAGTCCAGTGAGCTGCAACCCTAAGAATTGCATTTTTCTTCCATCAATTCTTGAACCGAATGAAAAGTTGGAAACACATCTAAGCATACCAAATTAACAGAAACACTATAAAAGAATGCCATACCAATTCAAGGAGCATCCAGTTGGAAAAGCAATGCCAGCTTGCAGTCCATTCTCCTTGATAAGTTTCCGGACCATGTTTTCCAATGTTTCACATAGATCAACCATTAACATTCCAGGCTTTATGATGCTCCTCATATATTTCCGCACCTAGCAAATAAGAATATACATACGTTGTAGAATTGCAACCAacatatagaatagaataaaagTTGTGCTGCACATAAATTACAGAGGGTGTATATTTAAACCTGTCTGTGAACTTCTGCTGCTCGTCGAACAGAGTTGTACATTGGCTTTTGCAGTCGTTCCAGCTCCCTCTTTTCCTCACTAGTTGTTCTCCACAAATTACTGAATAACAATAGTGTATAGATTTGTAAGAGTTACTGGTAGTTCATTATATTAGTTCATAACTGGTGGTGcttaacaagatggtgaaaatCCTTTTCCCCCCAATACATAGGATAATTTAATTCAATAGAACTTCAGCTACTTGCACTTACTCATCCTTATATTGTTGGATTTCACCCTCAGGAAATTCTCCTGACGGGAAAAGCTCATCAACAGGTATTGATGGAGGATCTGTCTGCTGAAGGGGGTCCTTCTTCTTTCTACAGAAGAGATGAAAAATCCTTGTGAAATGAAACAGGACAAACAATAAAAGTATGGTTCAACTCAACAGCAGAACTCACTTggatttgtttttcttctttttcttctttacaGCTCCTGAAGAATACCCATTTCAAAAGACAGATGTTAGACTAACCCCACCTCAAATGCTAGATATTACAGAATAGCCTTCAGCTTTTATAGGAAAATTTTGGCAAGGTAGAGTTGTCACCTGGTGCTCCATCTTGAGATGGACCATCAGCTTgtgcttcatcatcatcatcctctggtGGTGAGGACTGAGCTGCAAGAACAGAATGATTGCTGTTTGCAGCTTTGTCTTTAATCAAATTATCCTGCAAAAGAAAAATGGATGTTAATTGGTATGAAAACAAAAATACAGAAAACCAAGGGTCAAGCATGAGAAATGTGCCATATAAGAATCCAAGATCCATACAATAAAGTTGTTATCACTTGTTCAAGTCTTCTAATCATTTCACTTTCAAACTGAACTGGAAAATCTACCCACCTCATCTAGTCAAAAGTTTAGTGACCATTTTTAGGACAATTTTGGCCATTACTTACAAGTGACTTCAGACAAAGCATGATTGAAACACGGAACAAATGAAGAGGCTAAAATTGACATGTGAGTATGCAAGACAATGACCAGTTATCATGACTAGAACGGCCACCTCCGCAAACGAAATACTCCTTCAGTTCTCAAATAGATGCCAAGGAAAATATACTCAACTTTGTGCAGAACAATACTACTGTCTAGTGATTCATTTCATGGGTCATGGAAAACAAAGGAACTGCTGCAGCTACTTACTTTTGTTTCATCATTTTGTCCAACATGCAGTGCCTCCATCTCCTTGGTTGTTGCATCAACTGCAGCCATTTTGTATATTTCTAAGGCAGGTTCAAACCTGAATACACAGGATAAACAAAACTGTAAGACCCAATATGTCTCAGATAAACTACATTTCAAAGAAATGTACCTGCATTATAAAGCAAATGAGTATTAATGTATTATCTCAGCTATTCACAAGTGTCAGAAACTTGACACGCTCATAAATGATAAAGCCATTGATAACAATATTTGGCTTACCAGTATTTGCTCATTAAACTCAGTAAGCAAAATGCATGATTTAGAGTCCGGTCAAGACTGCTCGTTAATTAAACAAAATTATGCACAAATTGTTCAATGCAGTGGCATTTAGTTACATGTATACACCACAAGTGAACAAACTGTACCACGTGTGTTCTTGTGCACTCAACCTAGCAACAATATGAAATCCTTTGTTGAATTCGTTTTTCTCTCATTTGTTGGTTTACCTGGGAAATTTGGACATTGGCTTGCAAGATAGATGAGAGACTACACGGTCATATCAATTCAGGAAAGGGACAGAGCCGGCCGCTTCATCTGAAGCTCACTGCAACAACTATTATAGAACTCATAAGTGGGCAGCTACTTCTAGCACCAAAACACGGCACTTAGTGCACTTGGGGTATTCACGGGATACACAACTAGCATGTCACAAATCTTTAATCTCATCTTCAAAAGCTATGTTACATGTAGAACAGATTTTAGGCATCGCAATATCTGCACAGAGAACATGGATCAACACCGACGGGGTTAGCCGGAGCACATACATACCTAGGCGGCGCGTGCGGGAGTAAGCCGGCGGGGCGGGCGAGCGGGCGCTGGACTCGACAGCCCCTCTTACGGTTTGGTGGCGGGGGAGGTGGCGTGGCACCTGGCGGAAGCCACCGGCCGTCAGGAGGAGTAGGACCCGAGGGGAGGCGGATAAGGAAGCGGAGATGCGGAGATGGTGACGAGCTGCCGGCGGGGCCGGTGGCTGGTGGCCGGCGGCGTCGCTCCCGCACAGTGGCGAACTCGCGATGCggccgagggagagggagagggagagggagagggaggtggGAGTCGCGGCGGACAGTGGAAGGATTGCGGGCGAGGGCAAGGACCTTCTTGCATCTTGTCCTAATGGTCAAACGCGGGCTGGCATGTCCCTTGAGCCTGCAACGTAATTTGTGACAGCCCACGTCCACCACCAAAACTAATTTGGAAAAAATCTAATTTTCTTGCTTCAACTGTCACGATATTCAGCCAGTTCGCTGGGTTGTTTCTAAGTTAATaagtccggctggtgctggttcgttgtgagagaaaaatattatatcatagcTGATAAGCCTTGGCTGAAACTAACGAACGAACAGGCTAATTACTTCCTAAACTATAAAAAGAGTTTTTTAcccttttaaattttaaatttttttgcaCTTTAGATAGTTTTGATTTGATAAATCAGACTAAGTCGAAAGTTCACAAGCTAAATCAGACtagaaatattttaaaaaataaaatcatAAAAATAAATTTTGAAAAATTTATCTAAATTTTTACATGAGAAAAATAAAGCAATCGACCATTTTCGGGTCCACTTTTACATGAGGAATTTTCAGGTCCTAGTGGGTTCAGGTGAGGGTGAGTGTTTACAGCCGAAAGGTAGTTCGAGGCCAGGTCGTGTTTGAGTTTTCGGATTTCAGGTTCGAGCATGCGGGCGCTCCACCCCACCCTAACCCGCCCCGTTGTATCCCTATTCTACATAGTCTGAACAATCAATATAGATTGATTATAATAGATGACGAACATCGACTGATTATAATAGATAATGAGAGTTTCTACTAGCAAATAAGAACCAAAATGAGTCCATAaatattcaaacaatttcaagctAGGCATCATaaaatagagcatgattttagaaaaaaaataaaactagtTTCGTAATTTTCTGAGGTAAAACAAATTCTatatgaattttctaagattaaacTAGATTTTGAGCTTTCTAATTGCATTATTTTCACATGTAACAATACTtgtatagttttttttttaattattattatgAATTTTTGGACTTTTTAAAATATTTCTAGTCCATTTACCTCACCAAATTTTCAACTTAGTCCGATATACCCCCTCTGACGTGACGCTACAATAGCAAAAGCCACCACCAAAAGTGCCTAAGATGAAAaaaaacggttttaaaagttgaaggAGGATAAAAAACTAATTTTATAGTTTAGCGAGCAAAATAGGACGGTCACGATAGTTAAATGAGGTAAATCAGACTTTTTCTAATTAGTTTTGTGGAGCAGGCCAAATGGGCTCGTGGTATCCCCGTTGGCCAATCGTAAAAAAGTCTCTTTTACCCCTACGAACTGCAGTTGCCTCATAGTTTAAAACCAGATCTGAATCTTCCTCCTATCAACTATCAAAACCATTTCAAGTATTgtttattttagtttttttattcgCTTCAGCCTAGCGTAACGAGCTGGTTTTTAAAAAGCTAGAAAACTGTCTTctgataaaaaaaaaactaaaagctAGAAAACACGTTCAAATGAGCTTTTGTTGCTTTCAGTGTTCTGAGAAGCTAAAAATATATTAAAAATCAATAACAAGAAGACAATAGTCAGAAACCAAAAGTCAGAAAGACAAAAAGGCTAAAAACTATAAATCAAACAAACATACCCGAATGGATAGAGTATTGGACAATACAACATATCTTGCTTCTTTTTACAAGAAAGAAACGTATGTCGAATGTTAGCACTGGTTGCACTCCTTTGGTACCTTTGACGGAGACAGCGGCGGCGCCCAGATTATTGCAATCGCGTCCAGATTTGACTTTTAACAGTACTTGTGATTGTGGATCATGATCGTGCATTGACTCAATTCAAAAGAACCACCGCTACTCGGTGCTCACCAGACACAAAACAAAAGCATGTCCCAGTGAATTTTCTATTTCACAGCAACAGCAAGTTACTGAAAGCCGGCGGGTCCCTTCAGCCCACCACACGTGTTAGACTGTTGGAGAGCATACATATCTTACACATCACAAACACACCACACATGCAAACATCACACAACCAAAAACCGTTTCTGTTATGCTTACTGAGATGGTAAGCCTGAAACTAATCCTCTTCTTCAGTACTACATTGCGGTGCCGCATCTATTGGGTGCTATTTCTGACGTGAACAAGGTTCCTCAGCTCTTCAAATGCATCCATGGTCTCCGCGTCAAAACCTCCAGCAAACTGCAAAAATGAGCTGGGTTTTTAGAACACTTGCAGATTTAAAAACTGGAGAGCATGCGAACTTAATGAGACAATAGGTTCCTGTGATAAGCGTCAGAGGAAAAAGATCTGTTTAATCACATATGGAACTGGAAATAAGGACATGTGAAATGCTTGTGCGTGCGATAAGATATTGTTGGCAGCAAGGTATGTGCAACGTGCGTGAGAGTTTGCCTCGTCTTAAGTTACTGCTATAATGTGTTACCTGATGCATCCTGAAGGCAAATCTCACAGCCTGAAGCAGCATGTACTCCAGAGCTGGATCCTTGTTCAGAGGGCCCATGTATTGAAGCTCCATTGCAACCCTTTTCATGTACATCTTCGCTAATTTCACAGAAGCAAACTTTATCTGCAGTCAAGAAGGAAAAAAACATAAGGGAGCAATCCAACAATATAAAGCAGGTCTTTTACAAGACGATGCTGTTATATAGGTTTTCATGACAGCAACAAAATCTGCAACTGCTGACAAGGAAACAAAAACGGATTCCTGGAGAGGCCGCTAAGGCGCTAACATTCCTTAAGCAACAATGCACAAAAATAATGTATTCAGTATTCTCAAGGAATAGGACCTTTTAGTGGTCATCATACTAAGCACTCTAACTACTGAAAGATATATATGACAGCAATGGGAAACTAATCACTAATTAAAGAAGTAATAGACACAAGCTTTGCTTACTCCAGTAAAGTAGTGTAATACTGCAAGGCCATCTGCAGCTTTCTTGCCTAATGGAAGTGCAAACTCATAATTTATTTAAACCAGAAAAGGGGCAGTCGACACATAATATTTACCTTGCTAATAAGATTGTTATCAAGCATCCAGTCAGTTGGAATATTAAACTCCTTACACTGCCTCATCATAGCCTCTCTTGTCCTTAGAAGGTTGTAGACACCTCTCTCGGTCCTGAATTAAGAATGCCAATCAAATTTTCAGTACTTTGTGCAACTTTATGGGTAATAATTATTAGGTACATGCATATTCATTATATTTCGGTAAACTCGGACATACTTTTCAGATAGTGTAACCATTTTCTTCAGTGCGATTTCACAGGGTAGGCGTGGATCATCTTTATAGTTTGAAACTTCCGATTCCAGCTTCTTCAGGTCCTGGTAGCCAAAAGCTGACTCTCGTAGAGTGTCTGCCTTCCTCTCAGGCCAATCAAAATGCTTCAACACTGCTCTCTCATCCACCTGAGTGTAGCGCAATTAAGTTAAAAGAATAATTTAAGTGGCAGCTCCAATTGAAAATGATTACTCAGAAATCAGTCGGATTGTAATAAACATACTAGGAAGCCAAGTTCATCATCTAGCCACTTCACAAATGCAACCACATCTTCGATATCTTTGTAGGCTGCACTAGTCACCTCCTTAATCAATGATTTCACAAATTCACCTTGAGTCTCAACATCCGCCTTGATCTGCAAATTAAATAAAAAGTTAAAGCACACAGTTAGTGCCAGAACCAGCCCATCAGAGCTATTTGTATGATCACCATATTTTCAATAAGCTAGACTGAGTTTCACTACTTACAGCTTGCAAATGGGATGAGCGATTCTCGATTTCACCAATCATGCTACTCCGCACATTCGCAGAGTTAGCTGCTTCACAGATTCCACCACTGGAAGTATCCTTTTTGGAGTCCCTTCTCATAAGTGAATGGTAGAGCTCTGCGACCTGAGGTGCCCTCTTCATGACCCCAGTACTTTTTGAGGAAAACTTtggaggaggtggcggcggcggtggtcgtGGTGGATTTACAGTCGATCCATTTGATGGACCAGAATTTGACACAGAAACAGAAGGTCTTGGTGGAGGATTAGGGATGCGCAACACACGCTTTTCAACATCCAGACACTGTGATTTGCATACTTCTGGCTTGCTGAGAACAAATCTTGAACTTTCAGATCGACCAAAATCATACTTGTCCACAAGAAGGTCACGCTTCTCCCTGATTGTAGGATCCTTATTACAGGCAAATGACTCATCTGTTGCATCCGGAAGGCTGATAAAGGTATCAGATTGCCTTCTTTTAATGATGTTGAAGTCTTGTGCACATCCCTTTGGTCCACCAAGTGAGTGCCTACGTGTTGGGCTTCGTGCTTCTGCAGCTTCAATCCATGCCCTATCAAGGGCTTCCTTTTTAGATGCTTGACAACTCTTATCATTCTGGGACCACTGCTTGATGCGTTCTGCAATGCTGAATTTTATATCAGAACTGTCCTCAGCATTTTTTGCATCACcttcaccaccatcatcctcattAAAAGCCATGACACCATTGCAATCTATATCCGTCATTGCTCTAGCTACTTGATCTGAGTTACAGAGCTCATGGCGTAAACATGAATTGATCCAACGAAGATAAGCAAGCTCCTCAACCTCTGTTAGCCGACTCATTTGCAATCCCTCAACTTGCTTGCTGAGGTTTGCATTTGTGTGCCTCAGCAACGATGCCTCAGCTTGAACCTTTGCAACTATATCACTCTGGTGACAGTATTTAAAGTGCAGAAAGAAAAATTAGTTGAAATATTTTCCATACAAAGTACAAACAGAAAGAATAAAGTTCAAGCAATGGTACCTCTGCATTCTTCTCAAGGCCAGCCAATTTGGATTCAGCTGAAGAGAGCTTAATTGTAAGATTTCGTTTCTGAAACTGTAGCTCTTTGTTTAACCGGCGTAGTTCAACAACTTCAAACTCCAAATTTTCTGAAGGTGTATTGTCCCCATTTGCACTAGGTACCTGGTTGCCATGGCCATCTAATCTTACATTTTCTTCATGATGTTCTACCATAGAAGATAGAGCTGATAATTGTTCAGATATGCTTGTTTTCTCAGCTTCTAATGAAGTCTTCAGTCGTGCAAGCCTGTCAACTtcatccctcatagaatcaagctccttctcaagttctgaaACCTTTGGATTTTCTCTGCATTGCCGCAACTCTGACTGTAATGCTAATTCCCTTTCTTTCGACTCACGTAGTTGCTCCCTGAGATGATCCAACTCAAGAAAAAGATCATGGGATGCTGGGGACCTAATACTGTGGCAATCGAAGACATGGGGGTGGACTTGAGCACCAGCAGGTGAACAAGGGAAGTCCCCAATGAGGGATCTTTTAACCCTAGAGTGGTACGGAATCTGTTGGATGGTCTGATTGACATTTTCAACACTTGCAAGAGGTGTTTTTTTACTTGCAACTGCTGCTGTCTTCTTGGTTTTCTTGTCTGCTGTAAACCCTTTGACAATTTGGGAACCCCATGAGGATCCAAACTTAGGTTTCAGAGAACTTGAATTGCTTTTGGAGTCAACCCTCGATCTGCATGGCTTTGTTTGGttgtcaaacatgatttcctctTTCATCTTTTCCCAGGATCACCACACTCCAAGCACCATTCAACACTGCACATAAATGAGGAAAGTTGTTACTGATATGTAGCAACCAATGTCACCACAAGAAAAATTGAAATAAATAATATGGTCAACTGATTtgtgaaaaataaaataaaaaatatgtcCATTCTCAAACTCTCCGTATATAGCCCCACGCAACATAGTACAGCATCTATCAAACTTAGTATTCGGCCAAAGGAGCTCTTAGCAGCAACTCTATGCATGGAACAGTTAATACCGGGACAGACCATTTGAGTTTTAACCCCCAAAAGCCTTCCTTTCTCTAGTTGCTCCCATGAAGCTCTGTTATTCTAGCCTGCTGAGAGTTGCACTGCATTCCTTAGCGATTAAATTGACTACGCCTATCCCTGCACACGGCACTTATATGAAGCAAAAGGAGATTACGAAGGCCTGAACAGTCAAGTTTAGCACTTTTGGTAGGGGCTTAGCCCCTCcagtttcctcaaaaaaaaagttTAGCACTTTTGAGTAACCATCTCATTGTGAATCGCTGGATTCCAAAATTTTTCTGGCagcagaataaataaataaaattgttGAGGTAAACCCATGCTTTCTACTACTACAAAGGAAAAGGGAATGCGTAAGAATAGGACATGGATACTGCGATTGAGTCAGATCCGGGTAAAAATAGCCTGCATTGAGGTTTGGGGGTGCCCCGTTCCGCACAgatggaagggaagagaaggggcggCATACCAGGATGGTGGTCGTCGCCGGTGAAGGGCCCAGTGAAGGGGGCGTCGCCGGTGAAGGGCCCCAGTCGTCCTCGCAGCAAAGGAAGGCTTACGGGAGAGGGACCAAAGTTACAGCtattaaaaaaaaattgatacTGAAATCCCCTAACCCCAACCCTAAGCAGCTCAAATCTGCGGCATTCCACTCCACCAGAACGAACCTGGTTATGCCCACAAAGCGCCCCGAATCAGCTCAACCTACCTAGCTACTCCAAAGACCGCAGCCACGGCCGCGGTGGCCGCCGGCGTTCAGAATACTGAGGCAGCGAGCAACTGGCACTAGCAGTAGCGGCAGTGGCGCTCTAGCCAATAAATAAAGAAGGAGATCGGCCAGTGCCGAGCGGAATGTGCAGCCGTGGAGCCTGGAGGAGGATGGGGGAAACAAACAAGGGATGGTGCTTCGGATGCTTGCCTCGCCGGCTCGCCCCGAGAGTAGAGAATCCGTCCCCCACGCGCGGATTTTTCAGTGGATTCCTCCCGGGTTCCGAGACGCCACGCGACCGCCTCGAGGTCTCCCTCCCgtggagaagagagagaaggcGATTGAGG
This DNA window, taken from Miscanthus floridulus cultivar M001 chromosome 13, ASM1932011v1, whole genome shotgun sequence, encodes the following:
- the LOC136501745 gene encoding protein CHUP1, chloroplastic-like; translation: MKEEIMFDNQTKPCRSRVDSKSNSSSLKPKFGSSWGSQIVKGFTADKKTKKTAAVASKKTPLASVENVNQTIQQIPYHSRVKRSLIGDFPCSPAGAQVHPHVFDCHSIRSPASHDLFLELDHLREQLRESKERELALQSELRQCRENPKVSELEKELDSMRDEVDRLARLKTSLEAEKTSISEQLSALSSMVEHHEENVRLDGHGNQVPSANGDNTPSENLEFEVVELRRLNKELQFQKRNLTIKLSSAESKLAGLEKNAESDIVAKVQAEASLLRHTNANLSKQVEGLQMSRLTEVEELAYLRWINSCLRHELCNSDQVARAMTDIDCNGVMAFNEDDGGEGDAKNAEDSSDIKFSIAERIKQWSQNDKSCQASKKEALDRAWIEAAEARSPTRRHSLGGPKGCAQDFNIIKRRQSDTFISLPDATDESFACNKDPTIREKRDLLVDKYDFGRSESSRFVLSKPEVCKSQCLDVEKRVLRIPNPPPRPSVSVSNSGPSNGSTVNPPRPPPPPPPPKFSSKSTGVMKRAPQVAELYHSLMRRDSKKDTSSGGICEAANSANVRSSMIGEIENRSSHLQAIKADVETQGEFVKSLIKEVTSAAYKDIEDVVAFVKWLDDELGFLVDERAVLKHFDWPERKADTLRESAFGYQDLKKLESEVSNYKDDPRLPCEIALKKMVTLSEKTERGVYNLLRTREAMMRQCKEFNIPTDWMLDNNLISKIKFASVKLAKMYMKRVAMELQYMGPLNKDPALEYMLLQAVRFAFRMHQFAGGFDAETMDAFEELRNLVHVRNSTQ
- the LOC136501001 gene encoding methionine aminopeptidase 2B-like, whose product is MSKFPRFEPALEIYKMAAVDATTKEMEALHVGQNDETKDNLIKDKAANSNHSVLAAQSSPPEDDDDEAQADGPSQDGAPGAVKKKKKKNKSKKKKDPLQQTDPPSIPVDELFPSGEFPEGEIQQYKDDNLWRTTSEEKRELERLQKPMYNSVRRAAEVHRQVRKYMRSIIKPGMLMVDLCETLENMVRKLIKENGLQAGIAFPTGCSLNWVAAHWTPNAGDKTVLQYDDVMKLDFGTHIDGYIVDCAFTVAFNPMFDPLLQATRDATNTGIKEAGIDARLGDVGAAIQEVMESYEVEINGKVFQVKSVRNLNGHSIGPYQIHAGKSVPIVKGGEQAKMEEGEFYAIETFGSTGKGFVREDLECSHYMKNFDVGHVPLRLAKAKQLLGTINNNFGTLAFCRRYLDRLGETKYLMALKNLCDNGIVQPYPPLCDVRGSYVSQFEHTILLRPTCKEVISRGDDY